One region of Cottoperca gobio chromosome 19, fCotGob3.1, whole genome shotgun sequence genomic DNA includes:
- the pdk2a gene encoding pyruvate dehydrogenase (acetyl-transferring) kinase isozyme 2, mitochondrial isoform X1 — MKFVRFIMKNAALASVPKHIEHFSKFSPSPLSMKQFLDFGSINACEKTSFVFLRQELPVRLSNIMKEINLLPDKLLTTQSVQIVQSWYIQSLIEILDFLDKSPDDYKVLGEFVDTLVTIRNRHNDVVPTMAQGIIEYKEAFPHDATTNQNIQYFLDRFYMSRISIRMLINQHTLVFDGTLNPVHPNTIGCIDPHCEVGDVVQDAFHSAKMLCEQYYLRSPDLILQEMCSNKKKNQPMSIEYVPSHLYHMLFELFKNAMRATIETHDHSNNLPPIQVMVSLGEEDMSIKVSDKGGGVPFRRMENLFSYMYSTAPTPQIGERTRPPLAGFGYGLPISRLYAKYFQGDLQLYSMEGHGTEAVIYLKALSTDSIERLPVYNKTALKNYKVSQEADDWCIPSKEPLDMSIYKVPK; from the exons ATGAAGTTCGTTAGGTTTATAATGAAAAACGCCGCCTTGGCCAGTGTGCCCAAACACATCGAACATTTCTCTAAATTTTCTCCTTCACCGCTCTCCATGAAGCAATTTCTCGATTTCG GTTCCATCAACGCCTGTGAGAAGACATCCTTTGTCTTTTTGAGGCAGGAGCTCCCTGTAAGACTTTCAAACATTATGAAGGAAATCAACCTGTTGCCTGACAAGCTGCTCACAACCCAATCTGTGCAAATAGTGCAGAGCTG GTACATCCAGAGTTTAATCGAGATCCTTGACTTTCTTGACAAGAGTCCTGATGACTACAAAGTCCTGGGAGA GTTTGTTGACACCCTAGTAACCATCAGAAACAGGCACAACGATGTAGTGCCGACTATGGCACAGGGTATCATAGAATACAAAGAGGCTTTCCCCCATGATGCAACAACCAACCAGAATATCCAATACTTTCTGGACCGCTTCTACATGAGCCGCATCTCTATTCGCATGCTCATCAACCAGCACA CTCTTGTTTTTGACGGTACCCTCAACCCTGTCCACCCAAACACCATTGGGTGCATTGATCCTCACTGTGAAGTCGGAGATGTAGTCCAGG ATGCCTTCCACAGTGCCAAGATGCTGTGTGAGCAGTACTACCTCCGCTCCCCAGATCTGATACTACAAGAGATGTGCA gcaacaagaagaagaaccagCCGATGAGCATCGAATACGTGCCCTCTCACCTCTATCACATGCTGTTTGAGCTCTTTAAG AATGCTATGAGGGCCACCATTGAGACCCATGACCACAGCAACAACCTTCCACCCATTCAAGTCATGGTGTCTCTTGGGGAGGAGGACATGTCAATCAAG gTGAGCGACAAGGGTGGCGGAGTCCCCTTTCGCAGGATGGAGAACCTTTTCAGCTACATGTACTCCACTGCTCCTACTCCACAGATAGGAGAGCGCACACGGCCTCCACTG GCTGGCTTCGGCTACGGTCTGCCCATCTCTCGTCTCTACGCCAAGTACTTCCAGGGGGACCTGCAGCTCTACTCCATGGAGGGCCACGGCACAGAAGCTGTCATCTACTTGAAG GCGCTGTCCACAGACTCCATTGAAAGGCTGCCGGTGTACAATAAAACTGCTCTGAAGAACTACAAAGTGAGCCAAGAGGCCGATGACTGGTGCATACCCAGTAAAGAGCCTCTAGATATGAGCATCTATAAGGTTCCCAAGTGA
- the pdk2a gene encoding pyruvate dehydrogenase (acetyl-transferring) kinase isozyme 2, mitochondrial isoform X2 — protein sequence MKFVRFIMKNAALASVPKHIEHFSKFSPSPLSMKQFLDFGSINACEKTSFVFLRQELPVRLSNIMKEINLLPDKLLTTQSVQIVQSWYIQSLIEILDFLDKSPDDYKVLGEFVDTLVTIRNRHNDVVPTMAQGIIEYKEAFPHDATTNQNIQYFLDRFYMSRISIRMLINQHTLVFDGTLNPVHPNTIGCIDPHCEVGDVVQDAFHSAKMLCEQYYLRSPDLILQEMCSNKKKNQPMSIEYVPSHLYHMLFELFKNAMRATIETHDHSNNLPPIQVMVSLGEEDMSIKVSDKGGGVPFRRMENLFSYMYSTAPTPQIGERTRPPLIEILASSFSS from the exons ATGAAGTTCGTTAGGTTTATAATGAAAAACGCCGCCTTGGCCAGTGTGCCCAAACACATCGAACATTTCTCTAAATTTTCTCCTTCACCGCTCTCCATGAAGCAATTTCTCGATTTCG GTTCCATCAACGCCTGTGAGAAGACATCCTTTGTCTTTTTGAGGCAGGAGCTCCCTGTAAGACTTTCAAACATTATGAAGGAAATCAACCTGTTGCCTGACAAGCTGCTCACAACCCAATCTGTGCAAATAGTGCAGAGCTG GTACATCCAGAGTTTAATCGAGATCCTTGACTTTCTTGACAAGAGTCCTGATGACTACAAAGTCCTGGGAGA GTTTGTTGACACCCTAGTAACCATCAGAAACAGGCACAACGATGTAGTGCCGACTATGGCACAGGGTATCATAGAATACAAAGAGGCTTTCCCCCATGATGCAACAACCAACCAGAATATCCAATACTTTCTGGACCGCTTCTACATGAGCCGCATCTCTATTCGCATGCTCATCAACCAGCACA CTCTTGTTTTTGACGGTACCCTCAACCCTGTCCACCCAAACACCATTGGGTGCATTGATCCTCACTGTGAAGTCGGAGATGTAGTCCAGG ATGCCTTCCACAGTGCCAAGATGCTGTGTGAGCAGTACTACCTCCGCTCCCCAGATCTGATACTACAAGAGATGTGCA gcaacaagaagaagaaccagCCGATGAGCATCGAATACGTGCCCTCTCACCTCTATCACATGCTGTTTGAGCTCTTTAAG AATGCTATGAGGGCCACCATTGAGACCCATGACCACAGCAACAACCTTCCACCCATTCAAGTCATGGTGTCTCTTGGGGAGGAGGACATGTCAATCAAG gTGAGCGACAAGGGTGGCGGAGTCCCCTTTCGCAGGATGGAGAACCTTTTCAGCTACATGTACTCCACTGCTCCTACTCCACAGATAGGAGAGCGCACACGGCCTCCACTG ATTGAAATCCTGGCATCATCTTTTTCCTCCTAA